In the Arachis ipaensis cultivar K30076 chromosome B04, Araip1.1, whole genome shotgun sequence genome, AGCCTTGTAAGCAATTAGATGAAAATGTCACATACTCGGATGATTTCTTTCAAAGCAGTCATTTGAGTTCTAAAGAGCTTCTATAAGACTATGACTATGAACCTAGATTTTATTTGGCAAACTTCTTTTAAAGATCTTCGTTTGGCTTTGTCTAAATATGAACTAACTCGATCTTATTGTAAAAGTTTACCTCATTCAATTAAAAGGAGCAATAAAAAAGAGTAATACTTCAAATTGGTCTCTACTATTTAACAATTTTTGTTGGCAAATTAGTTTTTGACAATTTTAAAAATGGTTTATGGCAAAATTTagaaaatttagaaaattaaagattaatttgTCACATTTTAAATACTATAAGGATACGCCATTGGCTAATGGGTTGTATAAAGTGGGATTCGAGTTTTCAACACTTGTTTTTTTCAACATTTATTTAAATGGATAAGTGAATTGATCACTTTgctaaatcaaattaattttttaaatgacTAATTTATTCGAAACAGATATAGTTAGAAACTAATTTAGGACATTAATAAAGAGATTACCAAAATAAGAACCTTTAAATAAATAATGAGATATACTATTAAGTAGGTTTGAAATACTTTTTTAAATATGTAAAATAGATCAAAGtatatgtaaaataaatctcGCAATATAGTAAAAAATGATTTTGTGgttgaaatgaaaaacaagttttcaaaaatagcaaatgaTTTTTACTTTTGTTAATATAAAATGTTAGCATCAAAGTGAGTTAACATggttataaaattaaaatgacTCGGTCAACAATTTGCCATCTCTCTGTCAAAAAAAAATTTGCCATCTCATGCTCACATTTGTCATGTTCCTATGGATGGGTTTGTGAATATCTTACCATCTCATTGTTTATTTTAAGAATTTACTCTCTTAAAAATCTATAATCATATGTGAAATTATTTTAAATGTagtttaacctttaaaattttttaatgcaatattgaattataaaaaacTTTAGTTTCTCGTGTAGACAACAACAAATAATTNNNNNNNNNNNaagtttttaaatttttattttactatttaaaaaaaaaaaaatatgttacTAATATATTCGATAAAATCATTTTTTCAGTAAATAAAACATACTCTTTGTTTAGAAACTTGAACAACTACAACTGCAACTGCAGCTTCTTGTTCCTCTTATCTTGTTCTAACACTTCTCCCAAAACCCACACTCATGATTCACAACACCCTTACACTCATTCACAACACCAATCACCATTTCTTCATCTCCGCAAATGGGTacccttccttttcttcttcttttctaccATTTTCAATTCGAACCAAGCCCAGAAGAAAATCTACATCACTGGTTGTGAGTGCCCACAAGAAAGAGAATAAAGACGACAGCCATAGCTTTGTTTCCAACCCCAGCGAGTCCACTGGCTTCTTCCCAGAAGCAGTACTCCTTAAAAAAGTGAGCTTTTTTACGCACACCAACTGtttgtttaattgtttttcttctttctcgTTTTTCTGTGGATTTTCTTGTGTTCAGAACAAGATACTCTTTTGGATATTTGTTCACCTTAAGCTTGTAGCGGTATAAATTGCTTTGGTTCTATTATTACTGTGCACTTCTAGTGTTTGAAAGTCATTTCTTTCTATTGTAAAAGCAAAATTCTTATCTGTTTTCTGTTTTGTTCAAAAGGAAGAATTTCAATCATGATAGAAGGTAAGGAAATGGATTACTTTTCCTACTCTCTTTTATAGGAAGAATTGCTGGAGAGCAAGAAATTTTGCCAACTTTAGAACTTGCTAGATTGTATGATATGATTATTGAGGATTGACTCTTGGATGAATCATTAATTATACAGTTATACTATATACTATTTAGTTTCTTCCAACTATGACCTTGCTTTTTGGTGGAGAATTCTGGGAGTATTGTTTAGGTGTGTAGCATGACAAGCTTTTGGGGAGACTCGGAAGGAATATGTTGCATCCTTTCCCTGCTTTGCCTATATTATTCGGTTCAGTTGTTACTTGTTTAGAATCTATATACGGAGATTCAGGAAGGATTATGTTGCATCATTTCCATGTTTTGTATATATTATTCTGTTTAGTTTTTTAGAGTTGGTATTTGTTCTTTGTGAGATGGAATTTCTCATTGGTATGGATGTTGTGTTTTTATCTATTTTCAGAAATCAATCCAGGAAGATGGCAAGGTTCTGCCGGAGTTCGAAGATGCTGAAGAAAGTGAGTGGTTGTGTTTCTGCTATTCATTCGGTTCTATTCTGTCTTATGGATTACTGTTCTCAGAtgatttgtttttccttttttcatttatttttttttccaggACAACTTTTTGAAGCGCTTATGCTTGAGCTGGATAGCGATACGAGTGTTGATCAAAGTATGTTGATTTGTTTACCTTTCTATTAGGTAGAATTATAAGTCCTTTTTAGTTAAAGGCAAAGAAAATGGAATTTCTTTTGGTTGATCAATTTCCTGTTCTATAAAGATAGTCAAAATTTCATATGTATTTGTATCTATCGAAGTAATTGAACACAGCTGGTTGCTAAATTATCTGTTTTACACGAGTAAGTGGGAAAATGAAAGAGCTTTTTGCCAATGTTTGTCTAGTTCTCATGGAGAAAGTAAAATGTTCTACCTTACAATGCCTTGCTTCTTTGTCTGTGCAGTGCGCCATTATGAGATTGTTTACTTGATTCATGAAAAGCACAACGAACAAGTTGCAGCTGTCAACGAGAAAATTCAAGGTAATATTTTCCTTTACATGTGTGTATATTTTTAGCCATTCATGTTCCCTGAATGCCTGTAGAATTACTTCAATAGTTTTCCGTTTGAGGGGGTCATTTCCTACTCTAGCTATTTGAAAAATGGCTGAACTGTGGCTAGACCGAAGCAGCTGGTCTGTGACTGCCGCAAAAAGATCTCCGATTTGGCTAGGTTTTTATGTAATTGATCCGTCTAATTAACTCTATAGATATGGTTTTTAACCGTATTTTGCTGAAACCCAAGTTACTTAACAAATCGTAATCCTTGGTAGACATGCTAGGTTTTGATTTCTTTGTTCGTATTTATTCAGTAGGAAGACATTGTTAtgagaaggaaaaagaaagggaaaaaaaaccACTAAATATACTTTATCCGCTTTTGGGGAATATTGGGAGTTCTATATGCTCCAAGGAACTGAGGGTAGTAAAATGTAATCTGTGTGAATTCATAAACAAGTAAATTGTTAATTGGATTCTTCCAAAGATGCTAGATGTAACAGTGGTTCTTGTAAGAATTCGGAAAAGTTTTCTGCTATATTTAGCTGAGTTTAAAGTTTATGGTTGCTAACAGTGATTAGCAAAAGTATATTTTCTTCGAAGACTACCATCCAATAGAAATAATAGGACTTATTGCATGTTATGATGGATTGTTATATAGAAATGGAGTTATGGAACATGTCAGCAATTGAAATTGGATGATAGTGTGAAATTGTTTTATTAaggattcttttcttttcttttttctttcattgTGATTGTTTTCTGGACATGTTCGCAAACATTTGCAGACTTTTTGAGGGAAAAGAAAGGCACAGTGTGGAGATTTAGTGATTGGGGTATGAGAAGGCTGGCTTACAAAATAAAGAAAGCTAAAAATGCACACTACATTTTGATGAACTTTGAGTTGGACGCGAAATATATCAACGAGTTCAAGACAATGTTGGACCAAGATGAAAGAGTTATTAGGCATCTTGTGATCAAGAGGGACGAGGCGATCACTGAAGATTGTCCTCCTCCTCCCGAGTTCCATACTCTGCGCGCCGGTGCagatgatgattatgatgatgaaGGATATGAAACAGAATATGATGAGGATTTCGATGATGATTGGGatggtgaagatgatgatgatggcgAAATTATCATtgtggatgatgatgatgattatgatgatgatgatggtagaGATCATAGAAATGATACATCAGCAAATATGATTCAGCCAGATAGAAAATTGAGGGCTGGGAACGTAGCTAGGTAGATGTTAGTATGTTACCTTTATTTTGTTACATAGGAAAAAATGCAGAGCAATTCTATACTTTGTAGCTCTAATTAAGCATATATAGATCCAAGTAACTAGGACTTTGTTTAATTGTTTTATAGGATTGGAGTTGCCCACTATTAATAGTTGTCTCATTGTtttatatttatctattttccTTGGTTTAATCTGGATTCAATCAAAGAGATAGAATAAAGTAACAACCACGCTACATTTCCAACAAAAATTTGCTATCAANNNNNNNNNNNNNNNNNNNNNNNNNNNNNNNNNNNNNNNNNNNNNNNNNNNNNNNNNNNNNNNNNNNNNNNNNNNNNNNNNNNNNNNNNNNNNNNNNNNNNNNNNNNNNNNNNNNNNNNNNNNNNNNNNNNNNNNNNNNNNNNNNNNNNNNNNNNNNNNNNNNNNNNNNNNNNNNNNNNNNNNNNNNNNNNNNNNNNNNNNNNNNNNNNNNNNNNNNNNNNNNNNNNNNNNNNNNNNNNNNNNNNNNNNNNNNNNNNNNNNNNNNNNNNNNNNNNNNNNNNNNNNNNNNNNNNNNNNNNNNNNNNNNNNNNNNNNNNNNNNNNNNNNNNNNNNNNNNNNNNNNNNNNNNNNNNNNNNNNNNNNNNNNNNNNNNNNNNNNNNNNNNNNNNNNNNNNNNNNNNNNNNNNNNNNNNNNNNTTCATCTCCaaatatagaaaaaataaaaaaaaataaaaaacttcatTCTCCAAATCCGGTACTCTAACTGTCTCTCTTTATAATAAGTTTTATTCCTTCTCATTCTTTATTATCATTGCGTCTTCCAAGCATCACCACTTCATTGGGTGTTCCGTCCCTATCATGCTGTCGCCGTCCTCGAAAGCATCTCCGTCGCGACACAAGCAACGCTGCTGTCCTCAAAATCTCCTTCCCTCTCATTCTGTTTTTGCCTTTTCTCAGCCTTTaacgaaaattttattttatgtccATCGTTCTGATGACTATGGTTGATGCTACAATTCAATTATATATAATGACTCatgaatatttattatttaactaTCATAGAGTAtcattataaaatattaaaataacaagGCTGAAGTGTATGCTTTTTTCTAAaactaatataaatttttttttattctaatacAGAAAATTGAAACACtttaagatcaaaactttgaTACACAATTTTGAGGAAGTAAAATTGGAACAATAGTGTCAATACTGTCTTCTAGTTTAGTGTAGGAAGTTGGATGGCTTAGTACTTTCTGCATATCGATATGTGTATTGGTGGTGGAGACCGAAGATACATAATAATGATGAGTGTTCTTTGATTGCACAATACATGAAAGATTAANNNNNNNNNNNNNNNNNNNNNNNNNNNNNTAGAtaaaatttatctaaaaataaattaaacaacaaatatatttatcataaatacaacaaaaataataacaataaagtcTTATCTCAGATGTGGTCGACGATATAAATCAAACAACACCATTAAatcttattatatattatatattgataCACAAATATATATATTGATACACAAATATATGAtggttaattaatttttagtttgcACGTATTATTCTTGATAAAGTAAACCGAGAATGTTTTAATATTTCATggtttaattgattaattaatagGTGGAATGAGATAAAAAAAaggatttttatattattttgcaattaaaaatattcaAACAAGTATTATTTTCAaagttaaacaaaattaaaatagacatgtaaaaaattacaaataattaTGCTCGCTAGACTAGGGTTGGGCCGAATTTTAGCTAACTCAAACCTTTTTCTACAATTTATTGANNNNNNNNNNNNNNNNNNNNNNNNNNNNNNNNNNNNNNNNNNNNNNNNNNNNNNNNTAGGTAAGGACGGAACGAATATTCAcagaaacaaattaaaattcaaccttttacaaataaaaatagaataaattttaTACGAATTATTGGAAGGCGGACCAGAATCAGTACGGACAAAAATCCATCCTATTGCCACTTTAAGCAGCACTCAAACTCCCTTTTCTTGTAGAGATCAGAGAGTTTAATTCCCATCCAAGTAGGCACTGCTAAATGGATAGATACTTGTAGGTTGGGTATATAGATACTTGTAGGTTGGGTATATTATTAGGTGGGTACTCCAATGAAAATTTTATGATTGTTATCATgtgaagatattttattttaatcattgGATGATAGATTATagggtttaatttttatttgaagtaaaagtGTTACTTTTATTCAAAGTGTTACTAAACAAATAAGTTACACTTTTTAAATAAAGATCATCATGAGAAGATGTTTTTGGCATCTTCATGGGAGTAGTTGCCATATTATTATCCCTAGATTTTAGATAATTTAGATATAAAAATTTCATAgagacaaaattttttttatatttatttgcaAAATTATCGATACACGCACATATAATGGATGATCCAATATTATTGGTACGACCAttgtaaaaggaaaaaaaaatattaattaattataggtcgaaattaaaaaatttattctcAATATTTTATCCCATGTATATAAATTAGATAATTAAGAATTTCCTTGTACCATGTACATAGCCTAGCTAATTATATATACTAAAACACTATGTATAGCTAAGAGTATTTATTTTCTCTTAGAAGACCGAAGAAATTTTCTTGTATTTGGTACTATTCATCATTGCTTCACTCTCTAGGTACGAAATAAACTAACTAGGCACAAATCCAAGTTAATCTTTCAAAGCTACCCCAACCAGAAGTTCagaaaaaagaataatataagACTACTCGTTTAGTCCCTCAAACTCAATTACCCTAAAAGCAACATGCATTTTGCCACGTGACATTTCATTCATTGTTATATATAGAGAGGTACATGCATGCATGCAACATCAACAAAAAAGAAATATTCTAAAAAGAAAAACATGGCTGTTAAGATTATTTCAAAATCCACCAAACTCTTTGCTCTACTACTAGTGCTCCTCTCTTATTCTCCTAATGCAGTTCTTGTGAGATCAGTCACAATTATTGCATCAACTGAAGATCTTCTTTTTGCATTTGCTTTGAATTTTGATTACTGCACTGCTGAGTACTTATTGCATGGAGCATTGGGTTTTGGATTAGACGAGGTTGCTCCAAATTTAGTAGATGGTGGACCCTCTCCTATTGGTGCCAGTGTGGCCAATCTTAGTCCCCTTGTTAAGGATATTTTCTCCCAGATTGGTTACCAATACGTTGGACGTATAAGGTTCGTTCTCTCGTAACAATCAATATCTTGTATCacttaattattctgttagtctttatatttttattaaatttataattagatctttatattttttttcaattaagtttcTAAATNNNNNNNNNNNNNNNNNNNNNNNNNNNNNNNNNNNNNNNNNNNNNNNNNNNNNNNNNNNNNNNNNNNNNNNNNNNNNNNNNNNNNNNNNNNNNNNNNNNNNNNNNNNNNNNNNNNNNNNNNNNNNNNNNNNNNNNNNNNNNNNNNNNNNNNNNNNNNNNNNNNNNNNNNNNNNNNNNNNNNNNNNNNNNNNNNNNNNNNNNNNNNNNNNNNNNNNNNNNNNNNNNNNNNNNNNNNNNNNNNNNNNNNNNNNNNNNNNNNNNNNNNNNNNNNNNNNNNNNNNNNNTATATAATTTTAGATATCTAATACTATCATTTTAATATAcacataatattatatataacttTGGTAACATTAATTTTGGTTGCAGGGCAATAAAGAGGACAGTGATCAATGGTGGGATCGCAAGGCCATTGGTGAATATAAGCTCAGCAACTTTTGCAGAATTCATGGATAATGCCTTTGGAAGACAACTTGTGCCTCCATTTGATCCCTATGCCAATGACACAAACTTTTTGCTTGCATCTTATTTTTTTCCATATATTGGTCTTACTGGCTTAGTTAATGCCAATGCACTGCTCCTAACTCCAGCCGCCAAAACGGTAATAGTAATAactataaagtattattttaatgTTAAACACTTAAATTTTAActttgtttttaatatttaatatatattttttaaattcatgtGCAGTCAACAAATtgataaattgataactgagagccattagataaaaatttagtcaaattatttaaatcatttaacggctttcaactatcaacttcatcaCATGAAGTTAATTGCATCTGAATTTTCACCTTATTATAATTATGATTTATACCGTTATCTAAAAAACTTATAATAAAAaaggatatttaaaaaaaattaattttaataaaaaattaa is a window encoding:
- the LOC107636052 gene encoding desiccation-related protein PCC13-62-like, producing MAVKIISKSTKLFALLLVLLSYSPNAVLVRSVTIIASTEDLLFAFALNFDYCTAEYLLHGALGFGLDEVAPNLVDGGPSPIGASVANLSPLVKDIFSQIGYQYVGRIRAIKRTVINGGIARPLVNISSATFAEFMDNAFGRQLVPPFDPYANDTNFLLASYFFPYIGLTGLVNANALLLTPAAKTLGARILSIDAGQDAIIRTLLYERRDEIVTPYDGVSVAEFTNRISDLRNRLGKEGVKDEGLVVPIEQGAEGRVTGNVLSANNDSLSYDRSPQALLRIVYGTGNESVPGGFFPNGASGVLADSFRLL
- the LOC107638876 gene encoding uncharacterized protein LOC107638876; protein product: MIHNTLTLIHNTNHHFFISANGYPSFSSSFLPFSIRTKPRRKSTSLVVSAHKKENKDDSHSFVSNPSESTGFFPEAVLLKKKSIQEDGKVLPEFEDAEERQLFEALMLELDSDTSVDQMRHYEIVYLIHEKHNEQVAAVNEKIQDFLREKKGTVWRFSDWGMRRLAYKIKKAKNAHYILMNFELDAKYINEFKTMLDQDERVIRHLVIKRDEAITEDCPPPPEFHTLRAGADDDYDDEGYETEYDEDFDDDWDGEDDDDGEIIIVDDDDDYDDDDGRDHRNDTSANMIQPDRKLRAGNVAR